The genomic DNA GTCATTCGACGGGCAAAATATAGCGGGTTTGGCCTGCCTACAAATTCCTTAAGAAGTTCATGAAATTCCTGTTTAAAGGCAGGGTCATGTTTCGCGTGATTATAGGTTTTTTCTACCTCAAGAATAAGTGGCATAAGTGTTTCTGCTACAAATCGGCCACCAAATATGCCAAAATGACCATCTTCATCCGGTCCGGTTCGATAGCTGTTTATTTTATGTTCACTCATTCTCAATAATCCTGAAGCACATTCAAAAATGCATTAATCTTATTTATATCTTTATTACCGGGTGTTGTTTCAAGGCCACTGGAAACATCAACAATTGCGGCACCACTGATTTTTATGGCCTCAAGCACATTATCTATATTAAGGCCTCCAGATAGCATCCAGTCAACAGGCCATTGATATCCTGCGATCAGTTGCCAGTCAAAGGCAAGTCCGTTACCGCCTGGCAATGCACCATCCATATCAGCGGGTGGTTTCGCATCAAACAGCAACATATCCGCAGCATTTTCATAGTCATGGGCTTTCTTAATATCGTCTGCGCCTGCAACAGAAATAGCTTTCATCACTTTTTTATCAAATTTATCGCGGATAAATTTTACCCTTTCAACGCTTTCGTTGCCATGAAGCTGAATGATATCAATATTCACTTCATTAATGACCGATTTCAGTAATTCGTCTGTCGGATTAACGAAGACGCCTGCCTTCAGCACATTCTCGCCTGCAATTTTTGCTAATTTTGCGGCTGTATTCACGGACACATTTCGGGGTGATTTTGGGTAAAAAACAAACCCGATATAAGCTGCGCCGGCGTTTATAGCTGCTCGAACAGATTCTTCAGTTGAAAGACCACATATTTTTGCTTTAGTACGCATCACTCGCCATTAATTTCTTTTGCTATGGCCATTGCCGCCTGAACAGGGTCTGACGCTTGTGTAATTGGGCGGCCGATAACAAGAAAATCAGCACCTAGATTTACGGCTTCGTGCGGTGTCATAACGCGTTTTTGATCTGCTTTGGCACTGCCAGCAGGCCGTATGCCGGGAACAACCAGTTTAAAATCCTTGCCGCAGGAATTTTTGATCAGGCTAATTTCATGAGGTGAGCAAACAACGCCGTCCAGGCCATTTTCCTTTGCCAGTTTTGCCAGACTTAGCACTTGTTCGGCAACTTTATTTTTATACCCGATAGCTTCAAGATCCTGATTATCAAGGCTGGTCAGAATTGTAACTCCGACAATAAGGGGACGTTTGCAGCCAACCTCTTTTGCAGCATCATCTGCTGCTTTTGCTGCCGCCGCCATCATGGCTGGCCCCCCAGCAGTATGGATTGTCATTATTTTGGGTTTTAATGGTATCAAGGAATGTATGGCTTTCGCCACTGTATTTGGAATGTCGTGAAGTTTCAGATCAAGAAAAATATTACTATTTTCTTTAGCAACGTCCTTAAATCCCTGCGGCCCATTGGCACCAAAAAATTCAAGCCCAAGTTTTACACCGCCAACATATGGATTTAACAAACTGGCCAGTTTGGCGGCTTCATCGGTGCTGATAGTGTCAAGAGCGCAAAGAATTCGCTCTGAGGGTTTCAGGTCCGTCATGATAGATTTCCAAAAAAATTTTGTTTAGGAGCTTTTGCCATGAATGCCGCTTTTTGACAAATCAATATTTGATTTTTCGGCATTTAACTGTTTCTCGAGTTCTTTAATTTTCTTATCAGCAAGCCTGTGGCGTCTTGCGTGACGAACACCGGATAATATAGAAACGATCCATCCGCCAAAAAGACCAATAAATATACCAATGAACACCAGTCCAAAAGCTGGCATGGAAATGTTTACCGGGAAGGGGTTTAAACTAAACACAACCGGCGTACCATTTGAAATGGCAATTATAATACAAAGTAGGGTAAACAGTATAAAAGCAGCATAAAATAAAATGCGCATAACAAAAAGATCTCTTAATACAATCAAACCCTATGCTGTTTTGCCGGGGAACAAATTAACTATCGTTCAGTTTTTCCCGAAGGTCTTTACCGGTTTTAAAATAAGGTACGCTTTTGGCCGGTACTTTGACAGCCTGTCCTGTGCGTGGATTGCGCCCGGTTCTTGCCGGACGATGCTTGACTGAAAACGCACCAAAGCCGCGCAGTTCGACACGGTTACCTTCTGCAAGGGTATTTGTAATTTCTTCAAATATCGTATTAACGATACGTTCAACATCGCGTTGATAAAGATGGGGATTGGCATCAACCAATCTTGCTATTAGCTCCGACTTTATCATCCTCAGACCCCTATAGTTGTTAAAGTTACATTGTTATAGTCATGCTATAAGTTGCCAGAGACGAAAGAGGGCGTCAAGGCTAAGTACCTTATAAGCCATGTTTTTTTAAAAATTAAAGTTAATTTCTGAAAAATGGCAATAAATTGGCTGTTTTGTAAAGTATATTTGGACATTAGCAGCCCTAAAGAAAAGAATCATTTGTTTGAATTAGTATAAAAAACCCGCCCGGTTATCCCGGGCGGGCTGGTAACAAATACAAGATTTTCTTTTCTTTAAAAAATTAATCTTCCTACTTTTTAGGATCTGCTTTTTTCTTTGCAGGCTTTTTATCTTCAGCATCAGCATCTACAGCTTCATCAGCTTTTTTTGCTGCGGCTTTTTTTGGAGCAGCTTTTTTCTTAGTTGCCTTTTTATCTTCGGACGGCGTAGCATCGGCTATTGCCGCGCCGAGGATATCACCAAGGCTAGCACCGCTGTCGGAAGAACCGTATTGTGCCACGGCTTCTTTCTCTTCAGAAATTTCAAGCTGCTT from Emcibacteraceae bacterium includes the following:
- a CDS encoding phosphoribosylanthranilate isomerase, producing the protein MRTKAKICGLSTEESVRAAINAGAAYIGFVFYPKSPRNVSVNTAAKLAKIAGENVLKAGVFVNPTDELLKSVINEVNIDIIQLHGNESVERVKFIRDKFDKKVMKAISVAGADDIKKAHDYENAADMLLFDAKPPADMDGALPGGNGLAFDWQLIAGYQWPVDWMLSGGLNIDNVLEAIKISGAAIVDVSSGLETTPGNKDINKINAFLNVLQDY
- a CDS encoding LapA family protein, with product MRILFYAAFILFTLLCIIIAISNGTPVVFSLNPFPVNISMPAFGLVFIGIFIGLFGGWIVSILSGVRHARRHRLADKKIKELEKQLNAEKSNIDLSKSGIHGKSS
- the ihfB gene encoding integration host factor subunit beta → MIKSELIARLVDANPHLYQRDVERIVNTIFEEITNTLAEGNRVELRGFGAFSVKHRPARTGRNPRTGQAVKVPAKSVPYFKTGKDLREKLNDS
- the pyrF gene encoding orotidine-5'-phosphate decarboxylase — protein: MTDLKPSERILCALDTISTDEAAKLASLLNPYVGGVKLGLEFFGANGPQGFKDVAKENSNIFLDLKLHDIPNTVAKAIHSLIPLKPKIMTIHTAGGPAMMAAAAKAADDAAKEVGCKRPLIVGVTILTSLDNQDLEAIGYKNKVAEQVLSLAKLAKENGLDGVVCSPHEISLIKNSCGKDFKLVVPGIRPAGSAKADQKRVMTPHEAVNLGADFLVIGRPITQASDPVQAAMAIAKEINGE